A stretch of Saccharothrix texasensis DNA encodes these proteins:
- a CDS encoding MerR family transcriptional regulator yields the protein MTHYSIGELARLTGLSTRTIRFYSDSGVIPVAGRTTGGFRTYDVDGLARLKLVRTLRELGVDLPTAQRVLAREVSVAEVARTHAEAIDAQMRTLRLRRAVLRVVARNGEVEMVHEFARLSAEERQAILEDFFDEVFGGFDMDQAFLERMRSVRVDLPDDPTPEQLEAWIELVNLVRDPDFRASIRRMSERHQEMRAEGVDLAPYSQAQMEAFQHAFTRAREAVDAGVDPRSPEAAEIVARINDVWASALDLPVGPELSRRLEEFGDPRAERYWQLIATINGWETPIPDTTAERAWLAEAGR from the coding sequence GTGACGCACTACTCGATCGGCGAACTGGCGCGGTTGACCGGGCTGTCCACGCGGACGATCCGGTTCTACTCCGACTCCGGCGTGATCCCCGTGGCGGGGCGCACGACGGGCGGGTTCCGCACCTACGACGTCGACGGGCTGGCGCGGCTGAAGCTCGTGCGGACCCTGCGTGAACTGGGCGTCGACCTGCCCACCGCGCAACGGGTCCTGGCACGGGAGGTGTCCGTGGCCGAGGTGGCCCGGACGCACGCGGAGGCCATCGACGCGCAGATGCGCACGCTCCGGTTGCGCCGGGCCGTGCTGCGGGTCGTGGCCCGGAACGGGGAGGTGGAGATGGTGCACGAGTTCGCGCGGCTGTCGGCGGAAGAGCGGCAGGCGATCCTGGAGGACTTCTTCGACGAGGTGTTCGGCGGGTTCGACATGGACCAGGCGTTCCTGGAGCGCATGAGGTCGGTCCGGGTCGACCTGCCGGACGACCCGACGCCGGAGCAGTTGGAGGCGTGGATCGAGCTGGTCAACCTGGTGCGCGACCCGGACTTCCGGGCGTCGATCCGGCGGATGTCGGAGCGGCACCAGGAGATGCGGGCGGAAGGCGTCGACCTGGCGCCCTACTCGCAGGCGCAGATGGAGGCGTTCCAGCACGCGTTCACGCGGGCGCGTGAAGCGGTGGACGCCGGCGTCGACCCGCGCTCGCCGGAGGCGGCGGAGATCGTCGCCCGGATCAACGACGTGTGGGCGTCCGCCCTGGACCTCCCGGTCGGCCCGGAACTGTCCCGGCGCCTGGAGGAGTTCGGCGACCCGAGGGCCGAGCGCTACTGGCAGCTGATCGCCACGATCAACGGCTGGGAGACGCCGATCCCCGACACCACGGCCGAACGGGCGTGGCTCGCCGAAGCCGGTCGCTGA
- a CDS encoding VOC family protein encodes MVGVLQCVVLDCPEPRVLAAFYQSVLGGEVDRPDRRWGLDDEWSTLHTDSIVLGFQRVAEYVAPQWPDPRRPQQFHLDVGVEDLGVAKTEVLRSGATLLDDSHEVWWVFADPAGHPFCLVRE; translated from the coding sequence ATGGTCGGGGTGTTGCAGTGCGTCGTGCTCGATTGTCCTGAGCCCAGGGTGCTGGCCGCGTTCTACCAGTCGGTCCTCGGCGGTGAGGTGGATCGGCCCGACCGGCGGTGGGGGTTGGATGACGAGTGGTCGACGTTGCACACCGACTCGATCGTGCTGGGGTTCCAGCGGGTCGCCGAGTACGTGGCGCCCCAGTGGCCCGACCCGCGCCGGCCGCAGCAGTTCCACCTGGACGTCGGGGTGGAGGACCTCGGCGTGGCCAAGACCGAGGTCCTCCGGTCGGGTGCGACGTTGCTGGACGACTCGCACGAGGTGTGGTGGGTGTTCGCCGATCCCGCCGGCCACCCGTTCTGCCTCGTGCGGGAATGA
- a CDS encoding PIN domain-containing protein — protein sequence MTQHIILDTDTFSNLAMQRPQAESYASFLVGKVPALTFTSVGEVYFGAYKANWGTSRISKIEAAMHMCVILPFDENLPKIWAELKKTAHTGGHPLAQSAHSNDLWIAACAVYYDAPLLTANVRHFRGLAPSLHLIDGS from the coding sequence GTGACTCAGCACATCATTCTCGATACCGACACTTTCTCGAATCTTGCTATGCAACGACCTCAAGCCGAGTCTTACGCCTCGTTCCTCGTGGGAAAGGTGCCGGCACTGACCTTCACCAGCGTGGGTGAAGTCTACTTCGGAGCATACAAGGCGAACTGGGGAACCTCCCGAATTTCGAAGATCGAAGCAGCGATGCACATGTGCGTGATCCTGCCGTTCGACGAAAACCTGCCGAAGATCTGGGCCGAGCTGAAGAAGACCGCCCACACAGGCGGCCATCCCCTTGCGCAGTCGGCCCACTCCAACGACTTGTGGATTGCCGCGTGCGCCGTCTATTACGACGCACCGCTCTTGACAGCAAATGTTCGGCACTTCCGTGGTCTTGCGCCGAGCCTCCACCTGATCGACGGCTCCTGA
- a CDS encoding acyl-CoA dehydrogenase family protein, with translation MGGFSLELNEDQVDLREWVHGFAKDVIRPAAAEWDEREETPWPVIQEAAKIGLYGFESLATWFADPIGLSLPIATEELFWGDAGIALALMGTGLAAAGIFASGAPEQLAEWVPECFGTEDDPKLAAFCASEPQAGSDVAGYRTRAVYDEATDEWVLNGQKAWATNGGIANVHVVTAVVDPALGARGQAGFVVPPGTRGLSSPGKIKKHGMRASHTADVFLDDVRVPGRCLLGGKEKLDARLARAREGQKAGGQAAMATFETTRPTVGAMAVGVARAAYEYSLEYAKDRSAFGRKIIENQSIAFDLANMKMEIDAARLLVWRAAWMGRNNVPFTAGEGSMSKLKAGEVSVWATERAIHILGGAGYTREHPVERMHRDAKIFTIFEGTSEIQRLVVARAISGMYIK, from the coding sequence ATGGGCGGTTTTTCGCTGGAGCTCAACGAGGACCAGGTCGACCTGCGCGAATGGGTGCACGGCTTCGCGAAGGACGTGATCCGGCCCGCGGCGGCGGAGTGGGACGAGCGCGAGGAGACGCCGTGGCCGGTGATCCAGGAGGCGGCGAAGATCGGCCTGTACGGGTTCGAGTCGCTGGCCACCTGGTTCGCCGACCCCATCGGCCTGTCGCTGCCGATCGCCACCGAGGAGCTGTTCTGGGGTGACGCCGGCATCGCGCTGGCGTTGATGGGCACCGGGTTGGCGGCGGCGGGGATCTTCGCGTCCGGCGCGCCCGAGCAGCTCGCCGAGTGGGTGCCCGAGTGCTTCGGCACGGAGGACGACCCCAAGCTGGCGGCGTTCTGCGCGTCCGAGCCGCAGGCGGGCTCCGACGTGGCGGGCTACCGGACGCGGGCGGTCTACGACGAGGCCACCGACGAGTGGGTGCTCAACGGGCAGAAGGCGTGGGCCACCAACGGCGGCATCGCCAACGTGCACGTGGTGACGGCGGTCGTCGACCCGGCGCTGGGCGCGCGCGGCCAGGCCGGCTTCGTCGTGCCGCCGGGCACGCGCGGGCTGTCGTCACCGGGGAAGATCAAGAAGCACGGGATGCGGGCGTCGCACACGGCGGACGTGTTCCTGGACGACGTGCGCGTGCCCGGCCGGTGCCTGCTGGGCGGCAAGGAGAAGCTGGACGCCCGGCTGGCCCGTGCCCGCGAGGGGCAGAAGGCCGGCGGGCAGGCGGCGATGGCGACGTTCGAGACGACCCGCCCGACCGTCGGCGCGATGGCGGTGGGCGTCGCGCGCGCGGCGTACGAGTACTCGCTGGAGTACGCGAAGGACCGCTCGGCGTTCGGCCGCAAGATCATCGAGAACCAGTCCATCGCGTTCGACCTGGCGAACATGAAGATGGAAATCGACGCCGCCCGCCTGCTGGTCTGGCGGGCGGCCTGGATGGGCCGCAACAACGTCCCGTTCACCGCGGGCGAGGGCTCGATGTCGAAGCTCAAGGCGGGCGAGGTCTCCGTGTGGGCGACGGAACGCGCGATCCACATCCTGGGCGGGGCCGGGTACACGCGCGAGCACCCGGTGGAGCGCATGCACCGCGACGCGAAGATCTTCACCATCTTCGAGGGGACGTCCGAGATCCAGCGGTTGGTGGTGGCACGGGCCATTTCCGGGATGTACATCAAGTGA
- a CDS encoding SCP2 sterol-binding domain-containing protein encodes MTIDLTTEAIAKLDPQELISTLRQVDPGDPALKDVDIDVIARGIDPKKLGRDEFADLLDALGALADGGADLDLAEMDPQNFARIISRASKDQVEAVTSRPGLRERVLDEVFRRMEAHFRSERAGATRAVVHFRLTGGFDGDDVYEAIIEDAACTINKEETRDPRAVVTLGPVEFLKLATGNASAPVLFMTGKLKVKGDLGFAAGFMSLFNIPKA; translated from the coding sequence ATGACCATCGACCTCACCACCGAGGCGATCGCGAAGCTCGACCCGCAGGAGCTGATCTCGACGCTGCGGCAGGTCGATCCGGGCGACCCGGCGCTCAAGGACGTCGACATCGACGTCATCGCGCGCGGCATCGACCCGAAGAAGCTCGGCCGGGACGAGTTCGCCGACCTGCTCGACGCGCTGGGCGCGCTGGCCGACGGCGGGGCCGACCTCGACCTGGCCGAGATGGACCCGCAGAACTTCGCGCGGATCATCTCGCGCGCGTCCAAGGACCAGGTCGAAGCCGTGACGTCGCGGCCCGGCCTGCGCGAACGCGTGCTGGACGAGGTGTTCCGCCGCATGGAGGCGCACTTCCGCAGCGAACGCGCGGGCGCCACGCGCGCCGTCGTGCACTTCCGGCTGACCGGCGGGTTCGACGGCGACGACGTGTACGAGGCGATCATCGAGGACGCCGCGTGCACGATCAACAAGGAAGAGACCCGTGACCCCAGGGCCGTTGTCACGTTGGGACCGGTGGAGTTCCTGAAGCTCGCGACCGGCAACGCGTCGGCGCCGGTGCTGTTCATGACCGGCAAGCTGAAGGTCAAGGGCGACCTGGGCTTCGCGGCCGGGTTCATGAGCCTGTTCAACATTCCGAAGGCGTGA
- a CDS encoding TetR/AcrR family transcriptional regulator has product MHAEQPVRSGRAKRLPRAVRERQIMDAAVDVFSRLGFHAASMDEISEVAGISKPMLYAYLGSKEELFATCIRREATRMMEAIATGVEAEEPPDVQLWSGLRAFFGFVGENRASWQVLHRQASSQGGPFAEELADMRGRAIGLVAALLVHSSDFATVPRAGDKEAESLAAALVGAGESLADWWLDNPQEPAGVVAARLMNLVWMGFGDLVAGDVWHPPSRRSDPEGDA; this is encoded by the coding sequence ATGCACGCAGAGCAACCGGTTCGCTCGGGTCGGGCCAAGAGACTGCCACGCGCGGTGCGCGAGCGGCAGATCATGGACGCCGCGGTGGACGTCTTCTCGCGGTTGGGTTTCCACGCCGCGTCCATGGACGAGATCTCCGAGGTCGCGGGCATCTCCAAACCGATGCTGTACGCCTACCTGGGCTCCAAGGAGGAGCTGTTCGCCACCTGCATCCGCCGTGAGGCGACCCGGATGATGGAGGCGATCGCGACCGGCGTCGAGGCCGAGGAGCCGCCGGACGTCCAGCTGTGGAGCGGGTTGCGGGCGTTCTTCGGGTTCGTCGGCGAGAACCGCGCGAGCTGGCAGGTCCTGCACCGGCAGGCGTCCTCGCAGGGCGGTCCGTTCGCCGAGGAGCTGGCCGACATGCGCGGCCGGGCGATCGGCCTGGTGGCGGCGCTGCTGGTGCACTCGTCGGACTTCGCCACCGTGCCGCGGGCGGGCGACAAGGAGGCCGAGTCGCTGGCCGCGGCACTGGTCGGGGCGGGCGAGTCGCTGGCCGACTGGTGGCTCGACAACCCCCAGGAGCCGGCCGGCGTCGTCGCCGCCCGGCTCATGAACCTGGTGTGGATGGGTTTCGGGGACCTGGTGGCGGGCGACGTGTGGCACCCGCCGTCGCGGCGCTCCGACCCGGAGGGGGACGCCTAG
- a CDS encoding alpha/beta hydrolase, with the protein MTVLEPAAAEFAAATANPPYLFDLGPVEGRQAVDGVQAGEVFKPEVDEEWVSVGEVPVRIVRPAGATGALPVVLYVHGAGWVFGNAKTHDRLVRELAVGTGAAVVFPDYSLSPEAHYPVALEESYAVARWIVAEGAARGLDASRLAVAGDSVGGNMAAALTLLAKERGDVAFKQQVLFYPVTDASFDTPSYREFAEGYFLRRDAMQWFWDQYTTSEAQRAEITASPLRATAEQLTGLPPALVITAEADVLRDEGEAYANKLREAGVPVTAVRYQGVIHDFVMLNALRETHAAEAAIAQAVAVLKSALA; encoded by the coding sequence ATGACCGTCCTGGAACCGGCCGCCGCCGAGTTCGCCGCCGCGACCGCCAACCCGCCGTACCTGTTCGACCTCGGCCCGGTCGAGGGCAGGCAGGCCGTGGACGGCGTGCAGGCCGGCGAGGTCTTCAAGCCCGAGGTCGACGAGGAGTGGGTGAGCGTCGGCGAGGTGCCCGTCCGGATCGTCCGACCGGCCGGCGCGACCGGCGCGCTGCCCGTCGTCCTCTACGTCCACGGCGCCGGCTGGGTGTTCGGCAACGCCAAGACGCACGACCGGCTGGTGCGCGAACTGGCCGTCGGCACGGGCGCGGCCGTGGTGTTCCCCGACTACAGCCTCTCACCCGAGGCGCACTACCCCGTCGCGCTGGAGGAGAGCTACGCCGTCGCCCGGTGGATCGTCGCCGAGGGCGCCGCGCGCGGGCTCGACGCGTCGCGCCTGGCCGTGGCGGGCGACTCGGTCGGCGGCAACATGGCGGCGGCGCTGACCCTGCTGGCCAAGGAGCGCGGTGACGTGGCGTTCAAGCAGCAGGTGCTGTTCTACCCGGTGACCGACGCGTCGTTCGACACGCCGTCGTACCGCGAGTTCGCCGAGGGCTACTTCCTGCGCCGGGACGCGATGCAGTGGTTCTGGGACCAGTACACGACGTCCGAGGCGCAGCGCGCGGAGATCACCGCGTCACCGCTGCGGGCCACCGCGGAGCAGCTCACCGGCCTGCCGCCGGCGTTGGTGATCACCGCCGAGGCCGACGTGCTGCGCGACGAGGGCGAGGCGTACGCGAACAAGCTGCGCGAGGCCGGCGTGCCGGTGACCGCGGTGCGCTACCAGGGCGTGATCCACGACTTCGTGATGCTGAACGCGCTGCGCGAGACCCACGCCGCCGAGGCCGCCATCGCCCAGGCCGTGGCCGTGCTCAAGAGCGCGTTGGCCTAG
- a CDS encoding MarR family winged helix-turn-helix transcriptional regulator, which yields MRDFSLDLDDQLCFALYAASRAVTARYRPLLDDLGLTYPQYLVLLVLWERGPVPVKDVAAALQLDYGTLSPLLKRLEAAGLIRRERRPDDERSVRLVLTDEGDRLRERAKDVPPAMGEAMDLGEEDTARLRVLLRTLADNVSR from the coding sequence ATGCGGGACTTCAGCCTGGACCTGGACGACCAGCTCTGCTTCGCGCTCTACGCGGCCTCGCGGGCGGTCACCGCGCGGTACCGGCCGCTGCTGGACGACCTCGGCCTGACCTACCCGCAGTACCTGGTGCTGCTGGTGCTGTGGGAACGCGGCCCGGTGCCGGTCAAGGACGTCGCGGCCGCGCTCCAGCTCGACTACGGCACCCTGTCCCCGCTGCTCAAGCGGCTGGAGGCGGCGGGGCTGATCCGCCGCGAGCGCCGCCCCGACGACGAGCGCTCGGTGCGGCTGGTGCTCACCGACGAGGGCGACCGGCTGCGGGAGCGCGCCAAGGACGTGCCGCCCGCGATGGGCGAGGCGATGGACCTGGGCGAGGAGGACACCGCCCGGCTGCGCGTCCTCCTGCGCACGCTGGCCGACAACGTCAGCCGCTGA
- a CDS encoding MaoC family dehydratase has translation MAKLTLLYAKAALTGFTRRGDALPPSSSDVEVTVDPGRLSRYNRVCGFGARDELPITYPHVLGFESQLRLMTGPGFPFPLPGLVHVANRIRRRRPLRASEPLSLHVALADLRPHERGRQFDVVTTASVDGEEVWVDVSTYLRREGGTAKEPAPGAEAPAPTARWRLPADLGRRYADASGDRNPIHLHPLTAKAFGFPRAIAHGMWSKARCVAAFEGRLPDAYEVDVRFKAPIPLPGEVDFSAAPADGGWRFALWSDRPHLEGVISG, from the coding sequence ATGGCGAAGCTGACCCTGCTCTACGCCAAGGCCGCGCTCACCGGGTTCACCCGGCGCGGCGACGCGCTGCCGCCGTCCTCTTCGGACGTCGAGGTGACCGTCGACCCCGGGCGCCTGTCCCGGTACAACCGGGTCTGCGGCTTCGGCGCGCGCGACGAGCTGCCGATCACCTACCCGCACGTGCTGGGGTTCGAGTCGCAGCTCAGGCTGATGACGGGCCCCGGCTTCCCGTTCCCGCTGCCCGGCCTCGTGCACGTGGCCAACCGGATCAGGCGGCGCCGGCCGCTGCGGGCGTCCGAGCCGCTGTCGCTGCACGTGGCGTTGGCCGACCTGCGGCCCCACGAGCGCGGACGCCAGTTCGACGTGGTGACCACCGCGTCGGTGGACGGCGAAGAGGTGTGGGTCGATGTGTCGACTTATCTCCGAAGGGAGGGCGGGACGGCGAAGGAGCCGGCACCCGGGGCTGAAGCGCCCGCGCCGACGGCCCGGTGGCGGCTGCCGGCCGACCTCGGGCGGCGGTACGCGGACGCGTCCGGCGACCGCAACCCCATCCACCTGCACCCGTTGACCGCCAAGGCGTTCGGCTTCCCCCGGGCCATCGCCCACGGGATGTGGTCGAAGGCGCGGTGCGTGGCCGCGTTCGAAGGACGGCTGCCCGACGCCTACGAGGTCGACGTGCGGTTCAAGGCGCCGATCCCGCTGCCGGGCGAGGTCGACTTCTCCGCCGCGCCCGCGGACGGCGGTTGGCGGTTCGCGCTGTGGTCGGACCGACCGCACCTGGAAGGCGTGATCAGCGGCTGA
- a CDS encoding 3-oxoacyl-ACP reductase: MDRYQSFARSGLGRFVVGKLGLPDPHPLRRHSPGKPPLDGPVLVGGGGRLADAVRAAVKSAGLDLAPEPGGTGRGAADGERYGALVFDASGIDSVERLRELYEFFQPVIRSLGPCGRVVVFGTPPEQAGSQIAQRALEGFTRSVGKELKRGGTAQLVQVAPGAEAAIESTVRFLLSGRSAYVSGQVVRIGPADVEPPADWDRPLAGKVALVTGASRGIGAAIAEVLGRDGAAVVCLDVPAQGDELSAVANRVGGTALQLDITAPDAPARIVEHLVRRHGGVDVVVHNAGITRDRTLGRMDADRWDAVVAVNLASPERVNEALLAADAVRPNGRIVGVSSIAGVAGNVGQTNYATTKAGVIGMVDSLSRRVEGRATVNAVAPGFIETRMTAAVPLVIREAGRRMNSLSQGGLPVDVAEAIAWFAHPASAGVTGNVVRVCGQSLLGA; this comes from the coding sequence ATGGATCGTTACCAGTCGTTCGCCAGGTCCGGCCTCGGGCGGTTCGTCGTGGGCAAGCTCGGTCTGCCCGACCCTCACCCGTTGCGCCGCCACTCGCCCGGCAAGCCCCCGTTGGACGGACCCGTCCTGGTCGGCGGCGGCGGCCGGCTCGCCGACGCCGTCCGCGCGGCGGTGAAGTCCGCGGGCCTCGACCTGGCGCCCGAACCCGGCGGCACGGGCCGCGGCGCGGCGGACGGCGAGCGGTACGGCGCGCTGGTGTTCGACGCGTCCGGCATCGACTCGGTCGAGCGGCTGCGCGAGCTGTACGAGTTCTTCCAGCCGGTGATCCGCTCCCTCGGGCCGTGCGGCCGGGTCGTCGTCTTCGGCACGCCGCCCGAGCAGGCCGGGTCGCAGATCGCGCAGCGCGCGCTGGAGGGCTTCACGCGCAGCGTCGGCAAGGAGCTCAAGCGCGGCGGCACGGCCCAGTTGGTGCAGGTCGCACCCGGCGCCGAGGCCGCGATCGAGTCCACCGTGCGCTTCCTGCTGTCGGGCCGCTCGGCGTACGTGTCCGGCCAGGTGGTGCGGATCGGACCGGCCGACGTCGAGCCGCCCGCGGACTGGGACCGGCCGCTGGCCGGGAAGGTCGCGCTGGTCACGGGCGCGTCCCGCGGGATCGGCGCGGCGATCGCCGAGGTGCTGGGACGCGACGGCGCCGCGGTGGTGTGCCTGGACGTGCCCGCCCAGGGCGACGAGCTGTCCGCGGTGGCCAACCGGGTCGGCGGCACCGCGCTCCAGCTCGACATCACCGCGCCGGACGCGCCCGCGCGGATCGTCGAGCACCTCGTGCGGCGGCACGGCGGCGTGGACGTGGTCGTGCACAACGCGGGCATCACGCGCGACCGCACCCTCGGGCGGATGGACGCCGACCGGTGGGACGCCGTGGTCGCGGTGAACCTGGCATCGCCGGAACGGGTCAACGAGGCCCTGCTCGCCGCCGACGCGGTGCGGCCCAACGGGCGGATCGTCGGCGTGTCGTCCATCGCGGGCGTCGCGGGCAACGTCGGCCAGACCAACTACGCCACCACCAAGGCGGGGGTGATCGGCATGGTCGACTCGCTGTCGCGGCGGGTCGAGGGCCGGGCCACCGTGAACGCGGTCGCGCCCGGCTTCATCGAGACCAGGATGACCGCCGCGGTGCCGCTGGTCATCCGGGAGGCCGGGCGGCGGATGAACAGCCTGTCGCAGGGCGGCCTGCCGGTGGACGTCGCCGAGGCGATCGCCTGGTTCGCGCACCCCGCGTCGGCCGGGGTGACCGGCAACGTCGTGCGGGTGTGCGGGCAGAGCCTGCTGGGGGCGTGA